One stretch of Legionella birminghamensis DNA includes these proteins:
- the rpsT gene encoding 30S ribosomal protein S20, whose product MANIKSAIKRARQNIKLRQHNASARSMYRTFVKNVLKAVETGDHEAAKAAYAKAQPVIDKAAGKGLIHKNKAARIKSRLSARIKAMSA is encoded by the coding sequence GTGGCAAATATTAAGTCAGCAATTAAACGCGCCCGTCAAAACATTAAACTGCGTCAGCACAATGCCAGTGCACGCTCAATGTACCGTACATTTGTTAAGAATGTACTGAAAGCCGTTGAAACAGGTGACCATGAAGCAGCTAAAGCAGCTTATGCAAAAGCGCAACCTGTTATTGACAAAGCTGCTGGCAAGGGCCTGATTCATAAAAATAAAGCAGCCCGTATTAAAAGCCGCCTGAGCGCCCGCATCAAAGCAATGTCTGCTTAA
- a CDS encoding class I SAM-dependent methyltransferase, whose protein sequence is MIENLSIACEDESLQLRANELANSLQLPLDSKAKNQLLLTENGLSLRISPFMPQQANFEYAYWQSRKNEGKKQGIVRACKPGPSVRIIDATAGWGRDAAVLASFGASVLMLERNPVIAALLQDALLRQDELSREALNLSLKQVDAISYLNQIEVDEYPDVIYIDPMHPARQKSALVKKDLQVLQQLIGTDYDAMALLQTAQKRVRSKVVVKWPQLLAPLSTPNFSIPGKTIRFDVYLP, encoded by the coding sequence ATGATTGAAAATTTGTCAATTGCCTGCGAGGATGAATCGCTTCAGCTCCGGGCGAATGAACTGGCAAACAGTTTACAACTACCACTGGATTCCAAAGCAAAAAATCAACTTCTCCTCACTGAAAATGGTTTATCGCTGCGAATTTCTCCTTTTATGCCGCAGCAGGCCAATTTTGAATATGCCTATTGGCAAAGCCGTAAAAATGAGGGAAAAAAGCAGGGGATAGTCCGTGCCTGCAAGCCAGGACCAAGTGTTCGTATAATTGATGCAACAGCAGGCTGGGGACGCGATGCCGCCGTTCTCGCTTCATTTGGTGCAAGTGTTCTGATGCTGGAAAGAAACCCGGTGATCGCCGCATTGTTACAGGATGCTTTGCTGCGTCAGGATGAATTGTCGAGAGAAGCGCTCAATTTATCACTTAAACAGGTTGATGCGATTTCTTATTTAAATCAGATAGAGGTTGATGAATATCCAGATGTCATCTATATCGATCCGATGCATCCAGCCAGACAAAAATCAGCACTGGTGAAAAAAGATTTGCAGGTACTGCAGCAATTAATTGGTACCGATTATGATGCCATGGCTTTATTGCAGACAGCGCAAAAAAGGGTGCGAAGTAAAGTGGTGGTAAAATGGCCGCAACTATTAGCTCCCTTATCGACTCCCAATTTCAGTATTCCAGGAAAAACAATACGGTTTGACGTCTATCTTCCCTGA
- the gmhB gene encoding D-glycero-beta-D-manno-heptose 1,7-bisphosphate 7-phosphatase: protein MNKVILLDRDGVINADSINYIRCEEDFNFLPGSKEAIARLTQLGYQLGIATNQSGVSRGYYTEQTLLSIHQKMLSELQLVGGEIAAIEYCIHMPEEGCKCRKPQPGLLLGLAKKLACSLEGVHFVGDRVSDIQAAMAAGATPVMVLSPMTDRAGLMNYPEVPVFHSLLDYVRSLDKLHD, encoded by the coding sequence ATGAATAAAGTGATTTTACTGGATCGGGATGGAGTCATTAATGCCGATTCAATTAACTATATTCGCTGTGAAGAGGATTTTAACTTCTTACCGGGCAGCAAGGAAGCCATTGCCCGGCTGACGCAGTTAGGCTATCAGCTTGGTATTGCAACTAATCAATCCGGTGTTTCACGCGGCTATTATACCGAGCAAACCCTGTTATCAATTCATCAGAAAATGCTGAGTGAATTACAGCTGGTAGGCGGTGAGATTGCTGCTATTGAATATTGTATTCACATGCCGGAGGAAGGGTGTAAGTGCCGCAAGCCCCAGCCGGGTTTATTACTGGGCCTGGCTAAAAAGCTTGCCTGTTCATTAGAGGGCGTTCATTTTGTAGGTGACAGGGTATCCGATATTCAGGCCGCAATGGCTGCAGGGGCTACTCCTGTCATGGTATTGTCGCCAATGACTGACAGGGCAGGGCTTATGAATTATCCAGAAGTCCCTGTTTTCCATTCCCTGCTCGATTATGTGAGAAGCCTGGACAAGCTGCATGATTGA
- the glyS gene encoding glycine--tRNA ligase subunit beta produces the protein MVNDFLFELGCEELPSGSVLPLSKELAYNMKDALDKAQIAYEAIKSFATPRRLAILISKVAKEQPSQTTVKRGPAVAVAYDADGKPSPALLGFARSCGVGVDQLGRSKTDKGEWFIYESHSPGAPSETILPELVQQSLSALPIPKPMRWGAGDEEFSRPVHWAVMLWGKQIIKASVLGVATGRISYGHRFHHPQAVQIEHPGDYEQALYNASVVADFSKRRQLIVEQIEKTAAKARGHAVMPDELVTEVASIVEWPQALLAGFDPAFLEVPSEALIASMQSHQKCFALKDEKQQLMPLFITISNIESKKPEQVIAGNEKVMRARLSDAAFFFDQDKKQTLSRHLDAISKVIFQAKLGSLLDKSLRIQAIMEQFIQPLGLDREQAMRAAELSKCDLMTGMVGEFPELQGLMGYYYAKHDGEKLDVAIALNEQYLPRFSGDALPQSSLGFALSLADRLDTLVGIFAIGQKPTGMKDPFKLRRHALAIVRMLMNNPVALNLSQLINASIAVYGKLINANEPALQEIQAFILERLHSYYQAQNVSNDIVLAVRARQSDNLYDFDQRVQALLQFIDLPEASSLAAACKRVGNILQQQIYSENVDSSLLSEIAEQHLYASLLEVEERSKSWQQSKKYSLILNQLAGLKTAVDAFFERVMVMVDDEKIKANRLALLGRLQGLLQSVADISVLQTVS, from the coding sequence ATGGTTAATGATTTTTTATTCGAATTAGGTTGCGAAGAATTACCCTCCGGTTCTGTTTTACCTTTATCCAAAGAGCTAGCCTATAACATGAAAGACGCTTTGGACAAAGCCCAAATTGCTTACGAGGCCATTAAGTCATTTGCTACACCGCGACGTCTTGCGATCCTTATAAGTAAAGTAGCTAAAGAACAACCGTCCCAGACCACAGTGAAAAGAGGACCGGCAGTTGCTGTGGCTTACGATGCAGACGGTAAGCCGAGTCCTGCGCTTCTTGGCTTTGCCCGTTCCTGCGGGGTGGGGGTTGATCAGCTTGGCCGCAGTAAAACAGACAAGGGCGAATGGTTCATTTATGAGAGTCATTCGCCTGGTGCGCCCAGCGAAACTATATTACCTGAACTGGTGCAACAATCACTATCGGCATTGCCAATTCCCAAGCCTATGCGCTGGGGTGCAGGGGATGAAGAGTTTTCCCGGCCTGTGCATTGGGCCGTAATGCTCTGGGGTAAGCAAATCATTAAAGCAAGCGTTTTGGGAGTGGCTACGGGACGTATTTCTTATGGCCATCGCTTCCATCACCCGCAGGCTGTTCAAATAGAGCATCCCGGGGATTATGAGCAGGCTTTATACAATGCTTCAGTGGTGGCTGATTTTAGCAAACGCCGTCAATTAATTGTTGAGCAAATTGAAAAAACAGCAGCGAAGGCTAGAGGGCATGCCGTCATGCCTGACGAACTGGTAACTGAGGTGGCCTCAATTGTTGAATGGCCACAGGCATTATTAGCGGGTTTTGATCCGGCATTTTTGGAGGTTCCGTCTGAAGCATTAATCGCATCGATGCAATCGCATCAGAAATGTTTTGCCTTGAAAGATGAAAAACAGCAGCTGATGCCTTTGTTCATCACTATTTCAAATATTGAAAGTAAGAAACCAGAGCAGGTTATAGCGGGTAATGAAAAAGTAATGCGTGCACGTCTGAGCGATGCTGCTTTCTTTTTTGACCAGGATAAAAAGCAGACACTTTCCCGACATCTGGATGCCATTTCAAAAGTGATTTTTCAGGCTAAACTAGGGAGCCTCCTGGATAAATCCCTGCGTATTCAGGCGATTATGGAGCAGTTTATTCAGCCATTAGGTCTGGATAGAGAGCAGGCCATGCGTGCTGCAGAGCTTAGCAAATGCGATCTGATGACGGGGATGGTGGGTGAGTTTCCCGAATTGCAGGGATTGATGGGGTATTATTATGCAAAACACGATGGCGAAAAGCTGGATGTCGCTATTGCGCTTAATGAACAATATCTGCCGCGTTTTTCAGGTGATGCGCTTCCGCAATCGTCTCTTGGTTTTGCCTTGTCACTTGCTGATCGCCTGGATACTTTAGTCGGTATTTTCGCGATAGGGCAAAAGCCAACCGGTATGAAAGACCCCTTTAAATTGAGAAGGCATGCCTTGGCGATTGTCCGCATGCTCATGAATAATCCAGTAGCATTGAATCTGTCTCAATTGATTAATGCCTCAATTGCAGTGTATGGCAAGCTGATAAACGCGAATGAGCCGGCTTTGCAGGAAATTCAGGCATTTATTCTGGAGCGCCTGCATTCCTATTATCAAGCGCAGAATGTGAGTAATGATATCGTGCTGGCGGTACGCGCCCGTCAGTCAGATAATCTCTATGATTTTGACCAGCGGGTGCAGGCATTGCTTCAATTTATTGATTTGCCCGAAGCCAGTTCTTTAGCAGCTGCCTGTAAACGGGTAGGCAATATTTTGCAACAGCAAATCTATAGTGAGAATGTCGACTCCAGCCTGCTGAGTGAAATTGCCGAGCAGCATCTCTATGCCTCATTGCTTGAAGTGGAAGAAAGATCAAAAAGCTGGCAGCAAAGCAAAAAATATTCGCTAATATTAAATCAATTGGCAGGATTAAAAACTGCAGTCGATGCATTTTTTGAACGGGTGATGGTGATGGTCGACGATGAGAAAATTAAAGCCAATCGTTTGGCCTTATTGGGTCGGCTACAAGGGCTGCTGCAAAGCGTAGCAGATATTTCGGTTTTACAGACGGTATCATGA
- the glyQ gene encoding glycine--tRNA ligase subunit alpha: MNKPSTFQDIILTLQQFWAKQGCVLLQPLDMEVGAGTFHPATFLKAIGPEPWATAYVQPSRRPADGRYGDNPNRVQHYYQFQVILKPSPLDIQEKYLDSLRALGVDPLTDDIRFVEDNWESPTLGAWGLGWEVWQNGMEVSQFTYFQQVGGLSCKPVTGELTYGLERIAMAVLGVDNLFNLPWCKTADKTVTYGDVFHQNEVEMSAYNFEHANVEELFKQFDYYESEAEKLIALSLPLPAYEMVIKASHAFNLLDARRAISVTERQRYILRVRQLSRSVAQAYYQAREALGFPLLKV, translated from the coding sequence ATGAATAAACCATCGACTTTCCAGGACATTATTTTGACCTTGCAGCAATTCTGGGCCAAGCAGGGATGCGTACTATTACAGCCTCTGGATATGGAAGTCGGTGCCGGGACTTTTCATCCCGCGACATTTTTAAAAGCAATTGGCCCAGAGCCCTGGGCAACCGCCTATGTGCAGCCTTCACGCAGGCCGGCTGATGGCCGTTACGGCGATAATCCAAACCGTGTACAACATTATTATCAGTTTCAGGTTATTCTAAAGCCATCTCCTCTCGATATTCAGGAGAAATACCTGGATTCCCTGCGAGCGCTGGGTGTGGATCCCTTAACGGACGATATTCGTTTTGTAGAAGACAATTGGGAATCCCCCACCCTGGGGGCCTGGGGACTGGGCTGGGAAGTCTGGCAGAATGGCATGGAAGTTTCCCAGTTTACCTATTTTCAGCAAGTAGGCGGCCTGAGCTGCAAACCGGTAACCGGCGAGCTTACTTATGGCCTGGAGCGTATTGCCATGGCTGTATTAGGAGTAGATAACCTCTTTAATTTACCCTGGTGCAAGACAGCCGATAAGACGGTGACGTACGGGGATGTTTTTCACCAGAATGAGGTGGAAATGTCAGCCTATAATTTTGAACATGCGAATGTTGAAGAATTATTTAAACAGTTTGATTACTACGAAAGCGAAGCGGAGAAACTGATTGCCCTGAGTTTGCCTTTACCTGCTTATGAAATGGTGATTAAAGCTTCCCATGCATTTAACTTACTGGATGCACGGCGGGCAATCTCAGTGACTGAGCGCCAACGGTATATCCTGCGAGTCCGTCAGTTATCAAGATCTGTGGCACAGGCGTATTATCAGGCGCGTGAAGCCTTGGGTTTTCCTTTATTGAAGGTGTAA
- a CDS encoding DsbA family protein: protein MKFSGLLTAGALITAMFSPIAMADSTTAAGTNAAASMPDAQKKAIEQVIHDYLVNNPEVLIEASQALQQKQQQSMQQQAQSAIQTNANDLFSDKLTVLGNPNGNVTLVEFFDYQCIHCKKMAPIVGGLIQKDPNLRVIYKEFPIFGKSSEKASRAALAAAMQGKYKAMHDALFGQEQRITDQSINDAAKAAGLDMTKFAADMNSQTVTDALDANRQLAEKLHLMGTPAFIIASTPNGTFKAGSEPSFVPGAASEESLMEMIKKAGSN from the coding sequence GTGAAATTTTCAGGACTATTAACAGCTGGCGCATTAATTACTGCAATGTTTTCTCCAATCGCTATGGCAGACAGCACTACTGCTGCAGGCACTAACGCAGCCGCATCCATGCCCGATGCACAAAAAAAAGCGATTGAGCAGGTTATTCATGATTATTTGGTTAATAATCCCGAAGTACTGATTGAAGCGTCCCAGGCGCTGCAGCAAAAACAGCAGCAAAGCATGCAACAGCAGGCACAATCCGCAATTCAAACGAATGCCAATGATTTATTCAGTGATAAATTAACGGTGTTAGGTAATCCCAATGGTAACGTAACCCTGGTTGAGTTTTTTGATTACCAATGCATCCATTGCAAAAAGATGGCACCGATAGTAGGCGGCCTGATTCAAAAAGATCCTAACTTACGCGTCATTTATAAAGAATTCCCTATTTTTGGCAAAAGTTCAGAAAAAGCGTCTCGAGCTGCTTTAGCTGCCGCCATGCAGGGTAAATACAAAGCTATGCATGATGCTTTATTTGGCCAGGAACAACGCATTACTGATCAAAGCATCAATGATGCAGCGAAAGCAGCGGGTCTGGATATGACCAAGTTTGCTGCTGACATGAACAGCCAGACTGTAACCGATGCGCTGGATGCCAATCGCCAGTTAGCTGAAAAACTGCACCTGATGGGAACTCCTGCATTTATCATTGCATCTACACCAAATGGCACATTTAAAGCAGGCAGCGAGCCTTCATTTGTTCCAGGCGCTGCCAGTGAAGAGTCCTTAATGGAGATGATCAAAAAAGCGGGAAGTAATTAA